Proteins from a genomic interval of Neodiprion lecontei isolate iyNeoLeco1 chromosome 2, iyNeoLeco1.1, whole genome shotgun sequence:
- the LOC107225810 gene encoding glycine-rich cell wall structural protein 2-like isoform X2, which produces MIKTVVILLTIALIAAAMPQFGGGGQGGSSGFGGPQGGGSSGFGTQQGGSSGFSGQQGGGSSGFGPQQGGSSGFSGQQGGGSSGFGQQLGGSSGFGQQQEGSSGFGEQQGGGPSEFGQQ; this is translated from the exons ATGATCAAGACTGTAGTCATCCTACTAACCATCGCCTTGATTGCTGCCGCAATGC CCCAATTTGGTGGCGGCGGTCAAGGAGGATCTTCAGGATTCGGTGGACCGCAAGGAGGAGGATCCTCAGGATTCGGAACACAGCAAGGAGGATCCTCAGGATTTAGTGGACAGCAAGGAGGAGGATCCTCAGGATTCGGACCACAGCAAGGAGGATCCTCAGGATTTAGTGGACAGCAAGGAGGAGGATCCTCAGGATTCGGACAACAGCTAGGAGGATCCTCAGGATTCGGACAGCAGCAAGAAGGATCCTCAGGATTCGGTGAACAGCAGGGAGGAG GACCATCAGAATTTGGCCAACAATAA
- the LOC107225838 gene encoding glycine-rich cell wall structural protein-like codes for MFKTIVLVLAIALIATAMPQRGGGYGIGGGQYGGQYGGQYGGYGGHHDDGYRGHNQGHGQNHGHGHNHGHHRGYGR; via the exons ATGTTTAAGACAATCGTACTTGTACTTGCCATCGCATTGATTGCTACTGCTATGC CCCAACGTGGCGGTGGATACGGAATTGGAGGCGGACAGTATGGCGGACAGTATGGCGGACAGTATGGCGGATACGGTGGGCATCACGATGATGGGTATCGGGGACACAATCAGGGTCATGGCCAGAACCATGGCCACGGCCATAACCACGGTCACCATCGGGGATATGGTCGTTAA
- the LOC107225810 gene encoding glycine-rich cell wall structural protein 2-like isoform X1 — protein sequence MIKTVVILLTIALIAAAMPQFGGGGQGGSSGFGGPQGGGSSGFGTQQGGSSGFSGQQGGGSSGFGPQQGGSSGFSGQQGGGSSGFGQQLGGSSGFGQQQEGSSGFGEQQGGGSSGFGQQQDGGPSEFGQQ from the exons ATGATCAAGACTGTAGTCATCCTACTAACCATCGCCTTGATTGCTGCCGCAATGC CCCAATTTGGTGGCGGCGGTCAAGGAGGATCTTCAGGATTCGGTGGACCGCAAGGAGGAGGATCCTCAGGATTCGGAACACAGCAAGGAGGATCCTCAGGATTTAGTGGACAGCAAGGAGGAGGATCCTCAGGATTCGGACCACAGCAAGGAGGATCCTCAGGATTTAGTGGACAGCAAGGAGGAGGATCCTCAGGATTCGGACAACAGCTAGGAGGATCCTCAGGATTCGGACAGCAGCAAGAAGGATCCTCAGGATTCGGTGAACAGCAGGGAGGAGGATCCTCAGGATTCGGACAACAACAAGACGGAGGACCATCAGAATTTGGCCAACAATAA